In Candidatus Methanosphaera massiliense, the following are encoded in one genomic region:
- a CDS encoding GNAT family N-acetyltransferase: MTNFRKLNENDDIETIAAWIYSTDTFLFNPLFFNDKIRAITGIERLITSNYSNPYHRDYITVIYDENPDIIEGVAVSFRGSDISVEQTIKAMRDTSCTSLPLILQYSVNSRLFASHIRDNDYYLGNLYVNPEYRKNGNGSKLVEKCKQLARQSNCKQILLDVEYTKPYLLDFYAKLGFKKSSKNYHRIFGKTYGCYGLKCKLD, encoded by the coding sequence ATGACAAACTTTAGAAAATTAAATGAAAATGACGATATAGAAACAATAGCTGCATGGATTTACTCAACAGACACATTTCTATTTAATCCACTATTCTTCAATGATAAGATAAGAGCAATTACAGGAATAGAAAGGTTAATAACAAGTAATTATTCAAACCCATATCACCGAGACTATATCACCGTAATATATGATGAAAATCCTGATATTATTGAAGGAGTAGCTGTATCATTTAGAGGTTCAGATATATCTGTAGAACAAACAATAAAGGCAATGCGTGATACATCATGTACTAGTTTACCTTTGATATTACAATATTCAGTTAATAGTAGGCTATTTGCATCACATATACGGGATAATGACTACTATCTTGGAAATCTATATGTAAATCCAGAGTACAGGAAAAATGGAAACGGAAGTAAACTAGTTGAAAAATGTAAACAACTAGCAAGACAATCAAACTGTAAACAAATACTACTTGATGTAGAGTATACTAAGCCATACCTACTTGATTTCTATGCAAAGCTAGGATTTAAGAAAAGTAGTAAAAATTATCATAGAATATTCGGAAAAACTTATGGATGTTATGGTTTAAAATGTAAATTAGACTAG